From the genome of Flavobacteriales bacterium:
TACAATGTCGCAAATGCCTTCTGCCAAGCCGATGCCAGGGGCAATTTCCACGCTTCCGCTGATGACCTCAATCGTTGCATTCACGCCTTTTTGCTTGAAATACCGACCAAGAATCTCAGGATAACTGGTGGCCACTTTTTTCCCCTCAAACCAATTGGTTCCGGTATAGTTGACCTCCCTTGAAACGGCCAAAGAAAGTCGGCATTTGGCAAACCCTAATTGCCGCACGACCTCCACATTCTTTCCCTTCTCGATGACGGTGTTCTCGCCCAACATGCCCACATCGGCCACTCCTTCTTCCACGTATTGCGAGATGTCGTCATCGCGCAGAAAAAGCACTTCCAGCGGGAAGTTGGCTGCATCGGCCTTCAGCTTTCCGCCATTGTTTACGCGGATGCCGCAATCGGCCAACAGCTTGAGACTCTTCTCGCTCAAGCGCCCACTCTTCTGAATTGCAATTCTCAGTTTTTCCATTGTTCCTTTTTTCTCATTAGACCCTGAATCGCTCCGCCTTCGGGGTTCGTTCCACCAACACTTTCCGTTTCGCCTACGGCTCACGCAAAGCGGGTCTCACGAAAAAGCCCCATCGGAGTTCCGATGGGGCTTGATAAATCCTTTCTATGGCATCAATGCATCAGCTTACTCCGGTTTTTCCGAGCAGTTAAGATGATGGTGATGATGCGTTCTTGTCATTACGTCCGCTAATTAACAAAAGATTTTCTTTTCTCAGCTTGCCGGCTGCAAACGGTATTTCAGCAACGCAATGATGTCCTCGCGGCTCATGTCTCCGTTCAGATCCACGAATTTATCGGCCATCTTTTCGAAATCGTTGAAAAGGATGAGGAAGAAAATCTCAAATGCTTGCGTATCCTGAAAGATCACCGCGCGGTTCTGTTTGTATTCCTCAATGTGCTTCTCAAAGTTGACGGGATACTCGCGCCAATGCGTTTGCGGACGCTTGTGATGCTCCACATGAAAATCCTCATTGTAAACGTTGTATTGCCCATCCAAAACCGTGATGCTGTTCTTGTAGATGTTCTTCGGTTCTGACGGGTCGGTCCACGCATGCCACGTGTAGTTGATGGCAGCCAATAGGAAGATACAGCTCAGATGCGGAATAAGCAGGTAAGCAAACCCGAACCAGAAGTTGATGCTCATGACCACGGCCATGAATCCATAGAACGCGAGCATGCCGTAAACCATCTTTCGGAACTCGGCCATCTTGCCCTTTTTGTAGTGGTAATGCGCCACGGAAATTCCCGTCCAAAACAGCGCAAATTCAAGCAGATAGATCAGGAACCGCGCTGCGTGCGAGCGGTCGTAGAAAATGGTTGAGGTCACATCATCGGCCGCGTTATCGTGTTTGTGGTGGATGCGCATGTGACCCATTGGGTAACCTTGCGGCACATGGCCGTAAAGCATGGCCAGAAAATGACCGTGAAAATTATTGAACACCTCAAAGGGTTTCTTGAACATGCCTTTCGGAGTATGTCCTTCCTTATGGATCAT
Proteins encoded in this window:
- a CDS encoding ATP phosphoribosyltransferase; amino-acid sequence: MEKLRIAIQKSGRLSEKSLKLLADCGIRVNNGGKLKADAANFPLEVLFLRDDDISQYVEEGVADVGMLGENTVIEKGKNVEVVRQLGFAKCRLSLAVSREVNYTGTNWFEGKKVATSYPEILGRYFKQKGVNATIEVISGSVEIAPGIGLAEGICDIVSTGSTLLANGLKEVEQVMTSQAVLIANPNLPADKKALLESMLFRMNAVQKASENKYILLNAPNDKLKEITVVLPGMKSPTILPLAEEGWSSLHSVVKEDEFWEVIDKLKSLGAEGILVCPIEKMIL